TGAATGACGGCGTGGCCGTCATCGCTCCCGACGCCGTCTGCGTCGGCGTACTGGGGATGTTGGAGTTACCGGGAAACATTGGAGGAAAAGAAGCGGTGGAGGGGGATGACGCCGCCGCGAAACGGTTGGCGGGCGATTCCTACAAATTGTTCCAATCCGGTCCGCGAACGGTCGGCGGCGCGGAAGGATACGAGAGCGTAAGCCAATTTCAATTGGTAGTCGATAAAGCCGTATTCCCCGAACGGAAGCGATGGCGTGTTTATTTCAAATCGGGTGGATTGCTTTACATATTCAATTTCGACGCCTTCCCGCCGGATCGATGGGAAAAAGTGAAGCCGGGATTCGAATCCATCCTCAATTCCTTCGCTCTCTCCGCCGACGCCAAGGCTAACGCCGCGAACCGGCTGCGGGAAAAAAAGGCGGGCGGCGAAGTAACGGGACGCATCTATACCAACCGCGAATACGGCTGCCAAATCGCCGTGCCTGAAGGGTGGAAACAAAAACCGACGACGTTGGGAGATGCGTATCTTTTCACGGTGGAAATGGCTCCGCCGCAAGGGAAAAGCCTAGTTCGCTTTTTAGCCGTGGACACGAAAGGCAAACTTGGTTTGGACGATCTCGTGAAAGGCGATATCGAAACGATTAAGATATTGACGAAAGATTTTACCAGCGAACCCACGCAGGATATTCAAGTTGGATCCCTCAAAGGCAAGACATACAACATTCAATTCTCCTTGGAAGGATTGGGAACCGTGAAACGGAAATGCGCTATGTTCATCGTCAAGAATATCGCCTATTTCATTATCTGCGACGCTAATCCTCCAGCGGAATATCCGACGTTGGAATCTAAATTTAATGAGATTATCGAATCGTTGACCATCAATTGAGGCGAAAGGAAATGCAGGGGCGGCCGCGGAAAGGCCGCCCCTGCGGAATCATAAAATTTCAATAATCGATTGAAAAAAAATCGAGGCATAAGATGGAAGCGGCGATCGTCATAGAAAACGTCACAAAGCGATTCCGGCATACCGTCGCGTTGGATCAGGTGAGTTTTTCGATCCCGCGAGGCGAAATCTTCGGTCTTCTCGGTCCCAACGGGGCCGGGAAGACTACCCTTATGAGAATTCTCGTCGGCATTTTGGGAGCAGATGAAGGACGCATCCTATTCCGCGGAGAAAGCGACAAGCCCTTGAAACACCGTCTCGGCTATTTGCCGGAAGAACGTGGGCTTTATCAAAAAATGAAAGTGATGAAATTCCTTCTGTATTGCGCTTCCATCAAGGGCGTCGGCAAGAAAGAAGCCTTGCGCCGGATTGATAAAGGCTTGGCTCGGCTCAACCTGCCAGGCGTAGAGAACCAAAAGATCGAAGAATTGTCTAAAGGCAACCAACAGCGGATTCAGTTGCTTATTACTCTCCTGCATGAACCAGACCTCTTGATCCTGGACGAACCTTTTTCCGGCCTCGATCCCGTCGGTTCCGACCTGATGAAGCAAATCTTGATCGAGGAAGCGGAGCGGGGCGCGGCGGTGATGATCTCCACGCATAACATGGAAACCGCGGAGCAATTATGCCGCCAAATCGCCTTGATCCATCGCGGACGCCTCCTTCTCTCCGGTTTGCTTTCTCGCATCAAGCAGGAACAAGGCCAAGGCGAATTGATCGTGAATTATCAAGGCGATTCTCATCAAGCGGAAAACCTTGAGGGCGTCGTCCTAGAGTCCGCCGAAGATCATTGCCTGCGCTTGCGCTTGGCGCCGGAAGCTTCTACGCCGCAAATCGTCAGAGCCTTGTCCAACCAGCTAGACGTATTCAGCGTAACGCGCCGCGAGCCGTCGTTGCACGATATCTTCGTGCAACTCGTAGGGGGAGAGGAGAAAATATCATGAACATGAGTATGCGCAACATCATTCTCGTCGCCAAACGCGAATTGGGAGAAATTATTGGAACGAAGGGATTTCTCTTAATGTTGTTTTTGCCGATGGCGATGTTGTTTCTCATGGGCGCCTTGATTCCATTAGCAGACAAAATGATGCGCAAAGCTAACGCAACGCGGACGCAATCCTATCGCATCGGCATCATCGGCTCCACTCCGGAAATCGTCAAAGCATGGCGCGAGAAAATTCTGGATCGCAAACTGGCCAACGGGCTTC
The Candidatus Omnitrophota bacterium DNA segment above includes these coding regions:
- a CDS encoding ATP-binding cassette domain-containing protein, producing the protein MEAAIVIENVTKRFRHTVALDQVSFSIPRGEIFGLLGPNGAGKTTLMRILVGILGADEGRILFRGESDKPLKHRLGYLPEERGLYQKMKVMKFLLYCASIKGVGKKEALRRIDKGLARLNLPGVENQKIEELSKGNQQRIQLLITLLHEPDLLILDEPFSGLDPVGSDLMKQILIEEAERGAAVMISTHNMETAEQLCRQIALIHRGRLLLSGLLSRIKQEQGQGELIVNYQGDSHQAENLEGVVLESAEDHCLRLRLAPEASTPQIVRALSNQLDVFSVTRREPSLHDIFVQLVGGEEKIS